One Nocardia iowensis DNA window includes the following coding sequences:
- a CDS encoding DUF899 domain-containing protein codes for MTDDPWGGEVSRHRIGTREEWLTARLELLEAEKELTRRSDELARQRQALPWVRVDKDYRFETGEGTASLRDLFRGRSQLLVYHFMFPSCPSCASMADGFNGFVVHLENHDVAMIAVSRSPIAELTAFKKRMGWSFPLVSSLGSDFNFDFGVSFTDQQLADGAVYNFRALPPADPESLPNDLPGTSAFAVQDDVVYHTYSSYARGGDVLWGMYQWLDRAPKGRNESGEEWVRLRDEYDNETP; via the coding sequence ATGACGGATGATCCGTGGGGCGGCGAGGTGTCCCGGCATCGGATTGGTACGCGGGAGGAGTGGCTGACCGCGCGACTGGAGTTGTTGGAAGCCGAGAAGGAACTCACTCGCCGCAGTGACGAGCTGGCACGGCAGCGGCAGGCGCTGCCGTGGGTGCGGGTCGACAAGGACTACCGCTTCGAGACGGGTGAGGGCACGGCGTCGCTTCGCGACCTGTTCCGCGGCCGGTCGCAGTTGCTCGTGTACCACTTCATGTTTCCGAGTTGTCCTAGTTGCGCTTCGATGGCGGACGGGTTCAACGGCTTTGTCGTCCATCTCGAGAACCACGACGTCGCCATGATCGCCGTGTCGCGGTCGCCGATCGCGGAATTGACGGCCTTCAAGAAACGGATGGGTTGGAGCTTTCCGTTGGTGTCCTCCCTGGGTAGCGACTTCAATTTCGACTTCGGCGTCTCCTTCACCGACCAGCAATTGGCGGACGGAGCGGTGTACAATTTCCGCGCGCTCCCGCCGGCCGACCCGGAAAGCCTCCCCAACGACTTGCCCGGCACCAGCGCCTTCGCTGTGCAGGACGACGTCGTGTATCACACCTATTCGTCGTACGCCCGCGGCGGAGACGTCCTCTGGGGCATGTACCAGTGGCTTGATCGTGCTCCCAAGGGACGCAACGAGTCCGGTGAAGAATGGGTTCGACTGCGCGACGAATACGACAACGAGACACCCTGA
- a CDS encoding non-ribosomal peptide synthetase translates to MRTRRSGVTTLPRLLAVAAEADPDGTAVAFGGASLSYRELDELSSRLARFLIGRNIGAGALVAVVIESSIEAVSAMWAVAKTGAGFVVIDANAPARQAERLLSEVKPVFGLTVAASWPGFEPNTLRTLRDSIEWLRIDDPGVRRELAQLSGEPVTYADRLRPIREDDIAYVTAAAAHSVDAVSVTQAELAAIGLRPDRPHLPKPLTDFFATVFTRSTHPGKTLAELFGRAVAAYPDAIAVKFGAETLTYRELDIRANRLARKLIAMGVGPEKLVAVALPRSLDLIIALLATMQAGGAYLPVDPAYPADRIAYLLADAEPVCVVTGPGITLPTAAPSILATGTDLSGMDGSPVGDEDRSAPLRPANLAYVIYTSGSTGRPKGVQIPHHNVVALFANTRPQFGFDHRDVWTMFHSYAFDFSVWELWGALLHGGTLVVVDHDTSRAADQFLELLRTERVTVLSQTPSAFYQLAEADRIASASADVVPLSLRYIVFGGEALEFRRLDDWRARHGDSAAHLVNMYGITETTVHVTCHRVVATERSVIGSALTGLRILVLDNRLRPVPAGVPGEIYIGGAQLARGYLGHAGLTAGRFVANPFAADGSRLYRSGDLAVWNSDGNLGYLGRADDQVKVRGFRIELGEIETALLALESVRQVAVDVREDTPGDQRIVAYIVGRSDVAEVRTELASRLPDYMVPSAVVVMDALPLTAHGKLNRKALPAPIVETAVFRAPEHPIEKTVADVFAAVLGVDRTGLDDNFFALGGNSLLATQVAARLGAELDARVPARLLFTAPTVVALAAEVGRHLGATGRRALVAEPRPERIPLSMAQQRMWFLNQFDRDSAAYNIPVAVRLTGVLNVAALRQAIWDVIARHETLRTFYPQHNGVPYQSILPAEQAVIDLTPEPVDAAAVLPRIAEVATTGFDVAFEVPLRASLFHVYTGVVTEHVLVFVAHHICSDGWSMGPLTRDVMVAYAARSVGAEPDWVPLVVQYADFSRWQREVLGSETDPDSLISRQVDYWRTTLSGLPDELALPFDRPRPATRSLEGGQVLFSIDGEVYRGLCELARARNATLFMVLHTAFAVFLARWSGTDDIVVGTAVAGRGEPELDAVIGMFVNTLVLRTKVRGQENFGELLERVRDVDLDAFAHADIPFERLVELLNPDRSTARNPLFQVGLVFQNLPEATFELPGLHVAAVDFETRVEKFDLSLVIRETGAGLAAQVSFARDVFDEATIRAMTDRFTRLLAEIVARPQSPVGDLPLLAEDEYAALTEVRPVEATAGALMPELLLRGVRWGRDRVAVRDHGRTITYGELDDHSAQLARVLIDRGVGPETLVALSFPRSYEMLSAVLAVARAGGAYVPVDPTYPVDRVRHMVTDSAAVIGLTTAEYVAHLPGELTWLVVDHPAMAALCAQRSALPITDADRIAPLRPHNPAYLIYTSGSTGVPKGVTVTHAGLAGLIEHAVGVLNLEPQHRLLHSISPSFDPAALEWLCALSVGATLIIVPPTVIGGPELAAVLRDERVTHGSVTPAVLSTIDPTGVPIGTWLVGGDITTPELVAKWQPGRRYINAYGPTEATIAATFGAQTAGRDITIGTPVPGVSAVVLDSRLNPVPPGVTGELYLAGAALARGYHERAGLTADRFLANPWGEPGARMFRTGDMVRRCVPPEQSADAVSQPRWDLKYVGRSDFQVKVRGFRIELGEIDAVLGGHEDVDFAVTVGRETASRETVLVSYVRGVPGRQLDADRLTGFAARRLPRHMVPAAIVVLDELPLTPVGKLDRKALPDPRFEAAAFRPPSTPTEEAIAEVFAQVLGVEQVGADDDFFARGGTSLLTLTLQHALSTRLGVDLPVSTLFSAATVRGLAARIAGQDAPVHDPAVIAADAVLGPEISTAGRAPSRQGPARDVLLTGATGFVGAYLLRELLDRTDALVWCLVRADNGRQGRDRIHRALRRYQLWDDALEARIVAVPGDLAAPSFGLSAVAHAWLADRIDAIYHNGAKVNHLEPYSRLRAANVGGTREVLRLATTRRIKPVHFVSTANTVIATVRPGAVVRETTRITADELPAQGYVASKWAAEQLVRHAGERGVPVRIYRPGLVSGDLRLGINSADDSFWNMIRAAVILGVAPEVGAATISLVPVNYVARAIVEISIGPAAGIEYHLVNDEPVAIRDIFDCLRKHGLAIETESLDKVQQRLADEAHTRYLAGDDSLVRAALLGSNYTGGAADVVLDSTNTRRALAESAISCPPIDENVLDTYIGAFMESGFLPTPIGTSRE, encoded by the coding sequence GTGCGTACGCGACGGTCCGGGGTGACCACCTTGCCGCGGTTGCTGGCGGTGGCAGCGGAGGCCGATCCCGACGGTACGGCTGTAGCGTTCGGCGGGGCTTCGCTCAGCTATCGCGAGCTCGACGAGCTGTCGTCGCGGTTGGCGCGGTTCCTGATCGGGCGCAACATCGGTGCGGGGGCTCTTGTCGCGGTGGTCATCGAGTCGTCGATCGAGGCGGTGTCGGCGATGTGGGCGGTGGCGAAGACCGGTGCGGGGTTCGTCGTGATCGACGCGAATGCACCCGCGCGGCAGGCTGAGCGCCTGCTGTCCGAAGTGAAACCGGTCTTCGGCCTCACTGTCGCGGCGTCATGGCCCGGCTTCGAACCGAATACACTTCGGACGCTGCGTGATTCGATCGAGTGGCTGCGAATCGATGATCCCGGCGTGCGACGCGAACTCGCCCAATTGTCCGGCGAGCCGGTGACGTACGCGGATCGCTTGCGTCCGATCCGGGAGGACGACATCGCCTATGTGACCGCCGCCGCCGCACACTCGGTCGACGCCGTGAGTGTGACACAAGCAGAGTTGGCCGCGATCGGTCTGCGACCGGACCGGCCCCACCTGCCGAAACCGCTCACCGACTTCTTCGCCACAGTGTTCACCCGCTCCACTCATCCCGGAAAGACACTGGCCGAGTTGTTCGGCCGCGCAGTGGCGGCATACCCGGACGCGATCGCGGTCAAATTCGGCGCTGAAACATTGACCTATCGCGAACTGGACATTCGAGCGAACAGGTTGGCGCGCAAGCTGATAGCGATGGGTGTCGGCCCGGAGAAGCTGGTGGCGGTGGCACTGCCCCGATCGCTGGACCTGATAATCGCATTGCTTGCGACGATGCAGGCGGGCGGTGCGTATCTGCCGGTCGACCCGGCGTATCCGGCGGACCGGATCGCCTACTTGCTCGCCGACGCCGAGCCGGTGTGTGTGGTGACGGGACCGGGCATCACCCTGCCGACCGCAGCCCCCTCGATCTTGGCGACCGGCACCGACCTCTCCGGTATGGACGGCTCGCCGGTCGGCGATGAGGACCGATCGGCGCCGCTGCGCCCCGCGAACCTCGCCTATGTGATCTACACATCCGGTTCGACGGGGCGTCCCAAGGGGGTGCAGATCCCGCACCACAATGTCGTGGCGTTGTTCGCGAACACTCGGCCGCAGTTCGGCTTCGATCACCGTGATGTGTGGACGATGTTCCATTCGTACGCGTTCGACTTCTCGGTGTGGGAACTCTGGGGTGCACTGCTACACGGCGGCACGTTGGTCGTCGTCGACCACGACACGTCGCGAGCCGCCGACCAGTTCCTGGAGTTGCTGCGTACCGAGCGGGTAACCGTGCTCAGCCAAACTCCCTCGGCGTTCTATCAGCTGGCCGAAGCGGACCGGATAGCGTCGGCGAGCGCGGATGTCGTCCCGTTGTCGTTGCGGTACATCGTGTTCGGCGGTGAGGCACTCGAATTTCGCCGACTCGACGACTGGCGCGCCCGCCACGGGGACTCGGCAGCGCACCTGGTGAACATGTACGGCATCACCGAAACGACCGTCCACGTAACCTGTCACCGGGTCGTGGCAACCGAGCGCAGCGTAATCGGTTCTGCGCTAACCGGTTTACGGATCTTGGTGTTGGACAACCGGTTGCGTCCGGTCCCGGCGGGGGTGCCGGGCGAGATCTATATCGGGGGTGCGCAATTGGCTCGTGGCTACCTCGGCCACGCGGGATTGACGGCGGGACGGTTCGTGGCCAACCCCTTCGCCGCCGACGGATCCCGCCTGTACCGCTCCGGCGACCTGGCCGTGTGGAACTCCGACGGCAACCTCGGATACCTGGGACGTGCCGACGATCAAGTGAAGGTGCGCGGATTCCGCATCGAGCTCGGCGAGATCGAGACCGCCTTACTCGCCCTGGAATCGGTCCGCCAAGTCGCCGTTGACGTCCGCGAGGACACTCCGGGTGACCAGCGGATCGTCGCGTATATAGTCGGGCGTTCAGACGTAGCGGAGGTGCGTACCGAGCTGGCGAGTAGGTTGCCCGACTACATGGTTCCGTCGGCAGTTGTCGTCATGGATGCGCTACCGCTGACCGCGCACGGCAAGTTGAACCGCAAGGCTTTACCCGCACCGATAGTCGAAACCGCGGTATTCCGTGCGCCGGAACATCCCATCGAGAAGACGGTCGCCGACGTGTTCGCTGCCGTGCTCGGTGTCGACCGAACCGGCTTGGACGACAACTTCTTCGCACTCGGCGGCAACTCGCTGTTGGCTACCCAGGTCGCGGCCCGGCTCGGCGCCGAATTGGACGCACGGGTGCCCGCGCGGCTGCTGTTCACCGCGCCGACAGTGGTCGCGCTGGCCGCCGAGGTCGGACGGCACCTGGGTGCGACGGGGCGGCGAGCATTGGTGGCCGAGCCTCGGCCGGAACGAATTCCACTGTCGATGGCACAGCAGCGAATGTGGTTCCTCAACCAGTTCGATCGGGATTCGGCGGCCTACAACATTCCCGTCGCGGTGCGGCTGACCGGCGTTCTGAACGTAGCGGCACTGCGACAAGCCATTTGGGATGTGATAGCGCGACACGAGACGCTGCGGACGTTCTACCCGCAGCACAATGGTGTTCCCTATCAGTCGATCCTGCCCGCCGAGCAAGCGGTCATCGACCTCACGCCGGAGCCGGTCGACGCTGCTGCCGTGCTGCCGCGGATTGCCGAGGTAGCCACCACCGGCTTCGATGTCGCATTCGAGGTTCCGTTGCGGGCCAGTCTGTTCCACGTCTACACCGGCGTGGTCACCGAGCATGTGCTGGTGTTCGTTGCGCACCACATCTGTAGTGACGGGTGGTCGATGGGGCCGTTGACCCGCGATGTGATGGTGGCCTACGCGGCTAGATCGGTTGGTGCGGAGCCGGATTGGGTTCCGCTAGTGGTGCAGTACGCCGATTTCAGCCGTTGGCAGCGGGAGGTGCTGGGTTCCGAGACGGATCCGGACAGCCTGATCTCCAGGCAGGTCGACTACTGGCGCACCACGCTGTCCGGCTTGCCCGATGAGCTCGCTCTGCCTTTCGACCGGCCCCGACCGGCCACCCGGTCGCTCGAAGGTGGGCAGGTGCTGTTCTCGATCGACGGCGAGGTATATCGCGGTCTGTGCGAGCTGGCCCGTGCGCGGAATGCGACATTGTTCATGGTGCTGCATACCGCGTTCGCCGTATTTCTGGCCCGCTGGTCGGGCACCGACGACATCGTCGTCGGCACCGCGGTGGCCGGGCGCGGCGAGCCCGAACTCGATGCGGTGATCGGTATGTTCGTCAACACCCTGGTGCTGCGCACCAAGGTCCGCGGGCAGGAGAATTTCGGGGAATTGCTCGAACGGGTCAGAGACGTCGATCTGGACGCGTTCGCGCATGCCGATATTCCGTTCGAGCGGCTGGTCGAGCTGCTGAATCCGGATCGGTCCACGGCACGAAATCCACTGTTCCAAGTCGGGTTGGTGTTCCAAAATCTGCCGGAAGCCACCTTCGAGCTGCCCGGATTACACGTCGCCGCAGTCGATTTCGAGACCCGCGTCGAGAAGTTCGATCTGTCGCTGGTTATCCGGGAGACAGGCGCGGGATTGGCCGCGCAGGTGTCTTTTGCGCGAGACGTGTTCGACGAAGCCACGATCCGGGCGATGACGGACCGGTTCACGCGGTTGCTGGCAGAGATCGTCGCCCGGCCGCAATCGCCGGTGGGCGATCTTCCGCTGCTTGCCGAAGACGAGTACGCCGCACTCACCGAGGTTCGTCCCGTGGAGGCAACGGCCGGTGCGCTGATGCCGGAGCTGCTGCTGCGTGGTGTGCGGTGGGGGCGTGACCGGGTCGCGGTGCGCGACCACGGCCGAACGATCACCTACGGTGAACTCGACGATCATTCGGCACAGCTGGCGCGCGTGCTGATCGATCGCGGGGTAGGGCCGGAAACCCTTGTTGCACTGTCCTTCCCGCGCTCCTACGAAATGTTGTCAGCGGTGCTGGCGGTCGCCAGGGCCGGTGGTGCGTACGTGCCCGTCGATCCGACGTATCCGGTGGATCGGGTGCGGCATATGGTGACCGATTCAGCGGCGGTGATCGGCTTGACTACGGCCGAATACGTGGCCCACCTGCCCGGCGAACTCACCTGGCTGGTGGTCGACCATCCGGCCATGGCGGCGCTGTGCGCGCAGCGGTCGGCGCTGCCGATCACCGACGCCGACCGTATTGCGCCACTGCGCCCGCACAATCCGGCGTATCTGATCTACACCTCCGGTTCGACGGGCGTGCCGAAGGGCGTCACGGTCACCCATGCCGGATTGGCCGGATTGATCGAGCATGCGGTGGGTGTTCTGAACCTCGAGCCGCAACATCGACTGCTGCACTCGATTTCGCCGAGTTTCGACCCGGCGGCATTGGAATGGCTGTGCGCGTTGTCGGTCGGCGCTACCTTGATCATCGTGCCGCCGACCGTGATCGGCGGGCCCGAGCTGGCGGCGGTGCTACGCGACGAGCGGGTGACGCACGGCAGCGTCACCCCCGCGGTGCTCAGCACCATCGATCCGACCGGTGTGCCGATCGGGACTTGGTTGGTCGGCGGTGACATCACGACACCGGAGCTGGTGGCGAAGTGGCAGCCGGGCCGCCGCTACATCAACGCCTACGGACCGACCGAAGCCACCATCGCCGCGACCTTCGGTGCGCAAACCGCTGGACGTGACATCACCATCGGCACACCGGTTCCCGGTGTGTCCGCAGTGGTCCTGGATTCCCGGCTGAATCCGGTGCCGCCCGGTGTCACCGGCGAATTGTATTTGGCCGGAGCGGCATTGGCCCGCGGCTACCACGAGCGGGCCGGGCTCACGGCAGATCGGTTCCTCGCCAATCCGTGGGGCGAGCCGGGAGCGCGAATGTTCCGGACCGGTGACATGGTGCGCCGGTGTGTGCCGCCAGAACAGTCGGCCGACGCTGTTTCCCAACCGCGCTGGGACCTGAAGTACGTCGGGCGGTCGGACTTCCAGGTGAAGGTCCGTGGCTTCCGTATCGAACTCGGCGAAATCGACGCGGTGCTCGGTGGCCACGAAGACGTCGACTTCGCAGTCACGGTCGGTCGCGAAACCGCTTCGAGGGAAACAGTTCTGGTGTCCTATGTGCGTGGGGTACCCGGACGGCAGCTCGACGCGGATCGTCTGACGGGGTTCGCCGCGCGCAGACTGCCACGGCACATGGTGCCCGCCGCGATCGTGGTGCTCGACGAGCTTCCGCTGACCCCGGTCGGCAAGCTGGACCGGAAGGCGTTGCCGGACCCGAGGTTCGAAGCCGCGGCCTTCCGTCCGCCGTCCACACCGACCGAGGAGGCCATTGCGGAGGTGTTCGCGCAGGTGCTCGGTGTCGAGCAGGTCGGTGCCGACGACGACTTCTTCGCGCGGGGCGGCACTTCATTGCTCACTCTTACCCTGCAACACGCGCTGTCGACCCGACTCGGCGTCGATCTTCCGGTGTCGACGCTGTTCAGCGCCGCCACCGTGCGCGGCCTCGCCGCTCGCATAGCCGGTCAGGACGCGCCGGTGCACGACCCGGCCGTGATCGCCGCCGATGCCGTACTCGGACCGGAGATCTCGACCGCGGGCCGCGCACCGAGCCGCCAGGGACCCGCGCGCGACGTGCTGTTGACCGGAGCGACCGGTTTCGTGGGGGCATACCTGCTGCGGGAACTGCTCGATCGCACCGACGCCCTCGTCTGGTGTCTGGTCCGTGCCGACAACGGCCGTCAGGGCCGCGACCGGATCCACCGTGCCTTGCGGCGCTACCAGCTGTGGGACGACGCGCTGGAGGCCCGGATCGTCGCCGTGCCAGGCGATCTCGCCGCACCGTCGTTCGGGCTGTCCGCCGTCGCCCATGCGTGGCTCGCCGATCGCATCGACGCGATCTACCACAACGGCGCCAAGGTCAATCACCTCGAGCCGTATTCCCGGTTACGGGCCGCCAATGTCGGGGGGACCCGGGAAGTGTTGCGGCTCGCGACAACTCGGCGGATCAAGCCCGTACATTTCGTCTCCACCGCCAACACCGTGATCGCCACCGTGCGCCCCGGCGCCGTGGTCCGCGAGACCACCCGAATCACTGCGGACGAGTTGCCCGCGCAGGGGTACGTGGCGAGCAAATGGGCCGCCGAGCAACTGGTCCGGCACGCGGGCGAGCGCGGTGTACCCGTCCGGATCTACCGGCCCGGGCTGGTTTCCGGCGACCTTCGGCTCGGTATCAACAGTGCCGACGACTCGTTCTGGAACATGATCCGCGCGGCGGTGATCCTCGGTGTCGCACCCGAGGTCGGGGCCGCGACGATCTCGCTCGTTCCGGTGAATTACGTGGCCCGCGCCATTGTGGAGATTTCCATCGGTCCCGCGGCCGGTATCGAATACCACTTGGTGAACGACGAACCGGTAGCGATCCGCGACATCTTCGACTGCCTACGTAAACACGGTCTAGCTATCGAGACCGAGTCACTCGACAAGGTCCAACAGCGGCTCGCCGACGAAGCCCACACGCGCTACCTGGCAGGTGACGACTCCTTGGTTCGTGCGGCCCTGCTCGGCAGCAACTACACAGGCGGCGCGGCCGACGTCGTGCTGGACAGCACCAACACGCGACGGGCGCTCGCCGAGAGCGCGATCTCCTGTCCACCGATCGATGAGAACGTGCTCGACACCTACATCGGTGCCTTCATGGAATCAGGATTCCTGCCCACGCCGATCGGGACTTCCCGCGAATAG